AACAAGAGGAAGAAATGAAGAAACAACGAAAaggtacatttttgattttgttattactgaatattgttttaaaactacatttctgcatataatttactttattacatctttgttactaaaatataaaactggaattttcaatcaaattagTATATTGCAATAGttgagttttaataaaaatttaatgttttataaatagaagCCAAAAAACTAAAGACAAAAAAGAGTTTAACTGATGAAGTACCACCTGCTATCAATAATACTGATATTGGTATGAAACAAATGGATAAGGGAGGTGAAACAGATGATGATGCTGCTGGAGGCGGAGGACAATCTGGTGAGTCAGAAGAGCCAGCAAAAAAAGACAAGTCCGTATTGCAAGCTAAACTCACAAAGTTGGCCATTCAAATTGGATATGCTGGTAAGTAAATCAATTGTTAtcctattgattttatattacacatattttatttttattactaggaTCAACAATTGCCGTACTCACTGTGCTTATATTagtaattcaattttgtattCATACATTTGTTATACAACAAAAACAGTGGAAGAACCATTATGCTGGTGAATTTGTTCGTCACCTTATTATTGGTGTCACTGTCTTGGTGGTGGCAGTCCCTGAAGGACTTCCTCTCGCTGTTACTCTGTCTTTAGCATACTCAGTCAaggtaatttaaatcattgagataattatatgatatctgTCATCATTGgtgtttattaaaacaaaaatgttttattgtatttttaattattaaaattcgtttcgtaaattttatagaaaatgatgAAAGATAACAATTTGGTAAGACATTTGGACGCTTGCGAAACTATGGGTAATGCCACTGCTATTTGTTCTGATAAGACCGGTACACTTACAACCAACCGAATGACAGTTGTCCAGTCTTATATCTGTGAAGTTCTCAGTAAAACAATGCCTCAATTTGCATCGATACCATCGAATGTTGGGAATCTGTTGGTGCAAGCAATATCTATTAATTCAGCGTATACGTCTAAAATTATGCCACCTGACGATCCCACCAGTGAACTACCTAAACAAGTTGGTAACAAAACTGAGTGTGCACTTCTAGGCTTCATTCTTGCTCTTGggaaaaattatcaaacatgGCGTGACGACATACCCGAAGAAATGCTGACAcgtgtgtatacatttaattctgTACGAAAGTCCATGAGTACTGTCATTCCAAGAGAAGGTGGTGGCTACAGATTATTTACGAAGGGTGCATCCGAAATcgtactaaaaaaatgttcatatatcTACGGTCGAGATGGCCGATTGGAAAAATTCACACGTGAAATGCAAGATCGTTTGGTGAGAAATGTTATTGAGCCCATGGCTTCTGATGGCTTGCGTACTATTTCTGTTGCGTACAAAGATTTCATTCCCGGAAAAACCGATTCACCTAACCAAGTGCACTATGAAGGTGAACCTGATTGGGATTCTGAAGATAGTATAGTATGCGACCTCACTGCACTGTGTGTAGTAGGAATTGAAGATCCTGTTCGACCGGAGGTAAAATTGCGCTCATTCTAtggccaataaaaaaaaattaaatttttatttggtattCAATTTTAGGTGCCTGAAGCTATTAGAAAATGTCAGCGAGCTGGTATTACTGTACGTATGGTTACTGGAGACAATGTAAACACAGCTCGATCAATTGCCACCAAATgtggtatatataaaacaggTGAAGACTGGCTTGTATTGGAAGGCAAAGAATTTAATCAACGAATTCGTGATGCTAATGGCGAGGTTAGTTTtccttgttattttaatttcaataatatatattaaattgttttgttctTGCAGGTTCAACAGCATTTATTGGACAAAGTGTGGCCGAAATTGAGGGTATTAGCTAGGTCATCACCAACCGATAAATACACGCTGGTAAAGGGTATAATTGACAGTAAAGTGAGTGAAAGTCGTGAGGTAGTAGCAGTAACCGGTGACGGTACCAATGATGGTCCTGCATTGAAAAAAGCTGACGTTGGATTTGCtatggtattaaatataaataattataaaataaaatctataaataataataattatatttatcaactacttattttttctaaaaaaacactgttaattgtatgatttgtatttattttatttgaacaaaataagtggggttgatattatttatattagttaatttaatataggcaaatacattattatgaattatatatatacaaattgtatcagtatagtgttaaaaatattcatgtctATGTCATTttgacattaataaattatgaatatattaaataatttttaaatataatacttgatTTACATGAAAAGTAACTTTATCAAGTTCCGTTTGATTCCTGTCATATCATACCTTACTTATGATAGTCATTATCTCGCTTTTAgtgtttgtaaaatgtttggtCATACCAttactcaaaattaaaatgataaaactcACAATTGAGGGCAATTACGTTTGTGACGTATCTATTTAagagttattgtttttaatgaaaacagaAATTCACACATGTGAAACTCTATAATAAGTGtgtgatatttatttgaatacatttattaaaaagtaatttacaaattctCTCCCGTAAAAACCACTTCACTTATATCATATACTTGAAATACTTCCTTCAAAATCACAATTCACGTCTCGTATTCTAGTCATACTTGAGAAAacccattattttataaccgctcttttatttataagaatttgtCATAAAGATTAAGGACGTTCAATtcccatataatttttataaattaacataaaaaaaaacaaagataagtttaaattttagtgcaaaatgctttttttcaaattatggtattgtttaataaattctagTCATTCttactatcattattaatataaatagtaatttttataataaagatttattcTCTATTGTACTTCATTCTAatgtttaattagaaaatttaccaaactttaaaatataacttactagatctttttaataacttaatgacacattttttgtactaagcgtctgttattaatataaagtcaacaaatcatataaataattttttttaaatatcgtattaatttttaactgaaaaaacgtaataataaaataagttgtaaggttataaatttttgattgaatAACTCtctgtggttttttttttattaaatttgacatGTTCACTTAATATACTCCTGTGTTTTTGTGAATATATAGGGTATTGCTGGAACAGATGTAGCCAAAGAAGCttcagatattatattaacagatGACAACTTCAGTAGTATTGTTAAAGCAGTGATGTGGGGTCGTAATGTTTACGACAGTATTgctaaatttttacaatttcagtTGACTGTGAATGTGGTAGCCGTTATTGTTGCATTTATTGGAGCATGTGCCGTCCAAGACAGCCCGCTAAAGGTAAGTGTTACTGCAAACACGATTTAATTTGTCGATTATTATAAAGCTGATCAATTCATTTATGAATCTAAACAGATTTAATgagttaaaagtaaaacattgTTTGTACTCTGTctcattatataaaagtaaccTCGGAGGGCATTTGCGCTCAATGACGagataatgtgtgtgtgtacattgTACGCTACCGAGGTCTAAAGCGCGtcactttattatttcaacaacCGCTCATCTTGTATTttgctaaaattaatatatggtAAAACGATTGTTAGATTGCGGGcaattatttgaaatgaaACTGATAATGAAAATTGGTGACTACCGTAGGTTACTCTTAAATTAAACAGAGTGTTGTGAacgatagtttaaaattaaatgttaatcaaatgataaaatattaataacattatggttatgttttaaaacttGTTGAGACCACGCGTAttttaaacatgattttttttctattttaatttttttttttaaatataaaaactgcgaactctattatattatttgattgtgtataaaagtttattactGGAAATTCTTAAT
This genomic stretch from Rhopalosiphum maidis isolate BTI-1 chromosome 3, ASM367621v3, whole genome shotgun sequence harbors:
- the LOC113555684 gene encoding plasma membrane calcium-transporting ATPase 3 isoform X6: MATIDGRPAQYGVTLKQLRELMEHRGREGIAKLNELGGVQDVCKKLYTSPSEGLSGSTADLEHRKETFSSNTIPPKPPKTFMQLVWEALQDVTLIILEIAALVSLGLSLYKPADEESMSAEDDEAKHGWIEGLAILISVIVVVIVTAFNDYTKERQFRGLQNRIEGEHRFNVIRQGELRQISVGEIVVGDICQIKYGDLLPADGVLIQSNDLKVDESSLTGESDHVKKGEAFDPMVLSGTHVMEGSGKMLVTAVGINSQAGIIFTLLGAAVDQQEEEMKKQRKEAKKLKTKKSLTDEVPPAINNTDIGMKQMDKGGETDDDAAGGGGQSGESEEPAKKDKSVLQAKLTKLAIQIGYAGSTIAVLTVLILVIQFCIHTFVIQQKQWKNHYAGEFVRHLIIGVTVLVVAVPEGLPLAVTLSLAYSVKKMMKDNNLVRHLDACETMGNATAICSDKTGTLTTNRMTVVQSYICEVLSKTMPQFASIPSNVGNLLVQAISINSAYTSKIMPPDDPTSELPKQVGNKTECALLGFILALGKNYQTWRDDIPEEMLTRVYTFNSVRKSMSTVIPREGGGYRLFTKGASEIVLKKCSYIYGRDGRLEKFTREMQDRLVRNVIEPMASDGLRTISVAYKDFIPGKTDSPNQVHYEGEPDWDSEDSIVCDLTALCVVGIEDPVRPEVPEAIRKCQRAGITVRMVTGDNVNTARSIATKCGIYKTGEDWLVLEGKEFNQRIRDANGEVQQHLLDKVWPKLRVLARSSPTDKYTLVKGIIDSKVSESREVVAVTGDGTNDGPALKKADVGFAMGIAGTDVAKEASDIILTDDNFSSIVKAVMWGRNVYDSIAKFLQFQLTVNVVAVIVAFIGACAVQDSPLKAVQMLWVNLIMDTLASLALATELPTSDLLLRKPYGRTKPLISRTMMKNIIGQAVYQLTVIFSLLFAGDKMLDIPTGRGAEFGSEPTQHFTVIFNTFVMMTLFNEINARKIHGQRNVFQGFFTNPIFYSIWIGTVLSQVFIIQYGKDAFSTKSLTLEQWMWCLLFGFGTLLWGQIVTTVPTRKIPKLLSWGRGHPEEYTNAINLGEENRYDPDSGQKPRAGQILWIRGLTRLQTQVIGGELQERLIPVPYSKSSTDQARMWQGQMV
- the LOC113555684 gene encoding plasma membrane calcium-transporting ATPase 3 isoform X8; this translates as MATIDGRPAQYGVTLKQLRELMEHRGREGIAKLNELGGVQDVCKKLYTSPSEGLSGSTADLEHRKETFSSNTIPPKPPKTFMQLVWEALQDVTLIILEIAALVSLGLSLYKPADEESMSAEDDEAKHGWIEGLAILISVIVVVIVTAFNDYTKERQFRGLQNRIEGEHRFNVIRQGELRQISVGEIVVGDICQIKYGDLLPADGVLIQSNDLKVDESSLTGESDHVKKGEAFDPMVLSGTHVMEGSGKMLVTAVGINSQAGIIFTLLGAAVDQQEEEMKKQRKEAKKLKTKKSLTDEVPPAINNTDIGMKQMDKGGETDDDAAGGGGQSGESEEPAKKDKSVLQAKLTKLAIQIGYAGSTIAVLTVLILVIQFCIHTFVIQQKQWKNHYAGEFVRHLIIGVTVLVVAVPEGLPLAVTLSLAYSVKKMMKDNNLVRHLDACETMGNATAICSDKTGTLTTNRMTVVQSYICEVLSKTMPQFASIPSNVGNLLVQAISINSAYTSKIMPPDDPTSELPKQVGNKTECALLGFILALGKNYQTWRDDIPEEMLTRVYTFNSVRKSMSTVIPREGGGYRLFTKGASEIVLKKCSYIYGRDGRLEKFTREMQDRLVRNVIEPMASDGLRTISVAYKDFIPGKTDSPNQVHYEGEPDWDSEDSIVCDLTALCVVGIEDPVRPEVPEAIRKCQRAGITVRMVTGDNVNTARSIATKCGIYKTGEDWLVLEGKEFNQRIRDANGEVQQHLLDKVWPKLRVLARSSPTDKYTLVKGIIDSKVSESREVVAVTGDGTNDGPALKKADVGFAMGIAGTDVAKEASDIILTDDNFSSIVKAVMWGRNVYDSIAKFLQFQLTVNVVAVIVAFIGACAVQDSPLKAVQMLWVNLIMDTLASLALATELPTSDLLLRKPYGRTKPLISRTMMKNIIGQAVYQLTVIFSLLFAGDKMLDIPTGRGAEFGSEPTQHFTVIFNTFVMMTLFNEINARKIHGQRNVFQGFFTNPIFYSIWIGTVLSQVFIIQYGKDAFSTKSLTLEQWMWCLLFGFGTLLWGQIVTTVPTRKIPKLLSWGRGHPEEYTNAINLGGREE
- the LOC113555684 gene encoding plasma membrane calcium-transporting ATPase 3 isoform X5, giving the protein MATIDGRPAQYGVTLKQLRELMEHRGREGIAKLNELGGVQDVCKKLYTSPSEGLSGSTADLEHRKETFSSNTIPPKPPKTFMQLVWEALQDVTLIILEIAALVSLGLSLYKPADEESMSAEDDEAKHGWIEGLAILISVIVVVIVTAFNDYTKERQFRGLQNRIEGEHRFNVIRQGELRQISVGEIVVGDICQIKYGDLLPADGVLIQSNDLKVDESSLTGESDHVKKGEAFDPMVLSGTHVMEGSGKMLVTAVGINSQAGIIFTLLGAAVDQQEEEMKKQRKEAKKLKTKKSLTDEVPPAINNTDIGMKQMDKGGETDDDAAGGGGQSGESEEPAKKDKSVLQAKLTKLAIQIGYAGSTIAVLTVLILVIQFCIHTFVIQQKQWKNHYAGEFVRHLIIGVTVLVVAVPEGLPLAVTLSLAYSVKKMMKDNNLVRHLDACETMGNATAICSDKTGTLTTNRMTVVQSYICEVLSKTMPQFASIPSNVGNLLVQAISINSAYTSKIMPPDDPTSELPKQVGNKTECALLGFILALGKNYQTWRDDIPEEMLTRVYTFNSVRKSMSTVIPREGGGYRLFTKGASEIVLKKCSYIYGRDGRLEKFTREMQDRLVRNVIEPMASDGLRTISVAYKDFIPGKTDSPNQVHYEGEPDWDSEDSIVCDLTALCVVGIEDPVRPEVPEAIRKCQRAGITVRMVTGDNVNTARSIATKCGIYKTGEDWLVLEGKEFNQRIRDANGEVQQHLLDKVWPKLRVLARSSPTDKYTLVKGIIDSKVSESREVVAVTGDGTNDGPALKKADVGFAMGIAGTDVAKEASDIILTDDNFSSIVKAVMWGRNVYDSIAKFLQFQLTVNVVAVIVAFIGACAVQDSPLKAVQMLWVNLIMDTLASLALATELPTSDLLLRKPYGRTKPLISRTMMKNIIGQAVYQLTVIFSLLFAGDKMLDIPTGRGAEFGSEPTQHFTVIFNTFVMMTLFNEINARKIHGQRNVFQGFFTNPIFYSIWIGTVLSQVFIIQYGKDAFSTKSLTLEQWMWCLLFGFGTLLWGQIVTTVPTRKIPKLLSWGRGHPEEYTNAINLGEENRYDPDSGQKPRAGQILWIRGLTRLQTQVIGGELQERLIPVPYSKSSTDQAVAVKNNKIQV
- the LOC113555684 gene encoding plasma membrane calcium-transporting ATPase 2 isoform X2, with protein sequence MATIDGRPAQYGVTLKQLRELMEHRGREGIAKLNELGGVQDVCKKLYTSPSEGLSGSTADLEHRKETFSSNTIPPKPPKTFMQLVWEALQDVTLIILEIAALVSLGLSLYKPADEESMSAEDDEAKHGWIEGLAILISVIVVVIVTAFNDYTKERQFRGLQNRIEGEHRFNVIRQGELRQISVGEIVVGDICQIKYGDLLPADGVLIQSNDLKVDESSLTGESDHVKKGEAFDPMVLSGTHVMEGSGKMLVTAVGINSQAGIIFTLLGAAVDQQEEEMKKQRKEAKKLKTKKSLTDEVPPAINNTDIGMKQMDKGGETDDDAAGGGGQSGESEEPAKKDKSVLQAKLTKLAIQIGYAGSTIAVLTVLILVIQFCIHTFVIQQKQWKNHYAGEFVRHLIIGVTVLVVAVPEGLPLAVTLSLAYSVKKMMKDNNLVRHLDACETMGNATAICSDKTGTLTTNRMTVVQSYICEVLSKTMPQFASIPSNVGNLLVQAISINSAYTSKIMPPDDPTSELPKQVGNKTECALLGFILALGKNYQTWRDDIPEEMLTRVYTFNSVRKSMSTVIPREGGGYRLFTKGASEIVLKKCSYIYGRDGRLEKFTREMQDRLVRNVIEPMASDGLRTISVAYKDFIPGKTDSPNQVHYEGEPDWDSEDSIVCDLTALCVVGIEDPVRPEVPEAIRKCQRAGITVRMVTGDNVNTARSIATKCGIYKTGEDWLVLEGKEFNQRIRDANGEVQQHLLDKVWPKLRVLARSSPTDKYTLVKGIIDSKVSESREVVAVTGDGTNDGPALKKADVGFAMGIAGTDVAKEASDIILTDDNFSSIVKAVMWGRNVYDSIAKFLQFQLTVNVVAVIVAFIGACAVQDSPLKAVQMLWVNLIMDTLASLALATELPTSDLLLRKPYGRTKPLISRTMMKNIIGQAVYQLTVIFSLLFAGDKMLDIPTGRGAEFGSEPTQHFTVIFNTFVMMTLFNEINARKIHGQRNVFQGFFTNPIFYSIWIGTVLSQVFIIQYGKDAFSTKSLTLEQWMWCLLFGFGTLLWGQIVTTVPTRKIPKLLSWGRGHPEEYTNAINLGEENRYDPDSGQKPRAGQILWIRGLTRLQTQIRVVNAFRQGLDARYGESLAEVLRKQPCFSKRLSAATGGGGSSSNTGGGGGGGTGTGGSIEYADSDNAISVPHIDVERLSSHSHTETAV
- the LOC113555684 gene encoding plasma membrane calcium-transporting ATPase 2 isoform X3; translation: MATIDGRPAQYGVTLKQLRELMEHRGREGIAKLNELGGVQDVCKKLYTSPSEGLSGSTADLEHRKETFSSNTIPPKPPKTFMQLVWEALQDVTLIILEIAALVSLGLSLYKPADEESMSAEDDEAKHGWIEGLAILISVIVVVIVTAFNDYTKERQFRGLQNRIEGEHRFNVIRQGELRQISVGEIVVGDICQIKYGDLLPADGVLIQSNDLKVDESSLTGESDHVKKGEAFDPMVLSGTHVMEGSGKMLVTAVGINSQAGIIFTLLGAAVDQQEEEMKKQRKEAKKLKTKKSLTDEVPPAINNTDIGMKQMDKGGETDDDAAGGGGQSGESEEPAKKDKSVLQAKLTKLAIQIGYAGSTIAVLTVLILVIQFCIHTFVIQQKQWKNHYAGEFVRHLIIGVTVLVVAVPEGLPLAVTLSLAYSVKKMMKDNNLVRHLDACETMGNATAICSDKTGTLTTNRMTVVQSYICEVLSKTMPQFASIPSNVGNLLVQAISINSAYTSKIMPPDDPTSELPKQVGNKTECALLGFILALGKNYQTWRDDIPEEMLTRVYTFNSVRKSMSTVIPREGGGYRLFTKGASEIVLKKCSYIYGRDGRLEKFTREMQDRLVRNVIEPMASDGLRTISVAYKDFIPGKTDSPNQVHYEGEPDWDSEDSIVCDLTALCVVGIEDPVRPEVPEAIRKCQRAGITVRMVTGDNVNTARSIATKCGIYKTGEDWLVLEGKEFNQRIRDANGEVQQHLLDKVWPKLRVLARSSPTDKYTLVKGIIDSKVSESREVVAVTGDGTNDGPALKKADVGFAMGIAGTDVAKEASDIILTDDNFSSIVKAVMWGRNVYDSIAKFLQFQLTVNVVAVIVAFIGACAVQDSPLKAVQMLWVNLIMDTLASLALATELPTSDLLLRKPYGRTKPLISRTMMKNIIGQAVYQLTVIFSLLFAGDKMLDIPTGRGAEFGSEPTQHFTVIFNTFVMMTLFNEINARKIHGQRNVFQGFFTNPIFYSIWIGTVLSQVFIIQYGKDAFSTKSLTLEQWMWCLLFGFGTLLWGQIVTTVPTRKIPKLLSWGRGHPEEYTNAINLGEENRYDPDSGQKPRAGQILWIRGLTRLQTQLRVIRAFKSTLEDLEERRSIHSFRTTTSSRGRPLSDNITYIDEEHNHHQAAPPTNNKTPLNTSG
- the LOC113555684 gene encoding plasma membrane calcium-transporting ATPase 3 isoform X4, with the protein product MATIDGRPAQYGVTLKQLRELMEHRGREGIAKLNELGGVQDVCKKLYTSPSEGLSGSTADLEHRKETFSSNTIPPKPPKTFMQLVWEALQDVTLIILEIAALVSLGLSLYKPADEESMSAEDDEAKHGWIEGLAILISVIVVVIVTAFNDYTKERQFRGLQNRIEGEHRFNVIRQGELRQISVGEIVVGDICQIKYGDLLPADGVLIQSNDLKVDESSLTGESDHVKKGEAFDPMVLSGTHVMEGSGKMLVTAVGINSQAGIIFTLLGAAVDQQEEEMKKQRKEAKKLKTKKSLTDEVPPAINNTDIGMKQMDKGGETDDDAAGGGGQSGESEEPAKKDKSVLQAKLTKLAIQIGYAGSTIAVLTVLILVIQFCIHTFVIQQKQWKNHYAGEFVRHLIIGVTVLVVAVPEGLPLAVTLSLAYSVKKMMKDNNLVRHLDACETMGNATAICSDKTGTLTTNRMTVVQSYICEVLSKTMPQFASIPSNVGNLLVQAISINSAYTSKIMPPDDPTSELPKQVGNKTECALLGFILALGKNYQTWRDDIPEEMLTRVYTFNSVRKSMSTVIPREGGGYRLFTKGASEIVLKKCSYIYGRDGRLEKFTREMQDRLVRNVIEPMASDGLRTISVAYKDFIPGKTDSPNQVHYEGEPDWDSEDSIVCDLTALCVVGIEDPVRPEVPEAIRKCQRAGITVRMVTGDNVNTARSIATKCGIYKTGEDWLVLEGKEFNQRIRDANGEVQQHLLDKVWPKLRVLARSSPTDKYTLVKGIIDSKVSESREVVAVTGDGTNDGPALKKADVGFAMGIAGTDVAKEASDIILTDDNFSSIVKAVMWGRNVYDSIAKFLQFQLTVNVVAVIVAFIGACAVQDSPLKAVQMLWVNLIMDTLASLALATELPTSDLLLRKPYGRTKPLISRTMMKNIIGQAVYQLTVIFSLLFAGDKMLDIPTGRGAEFGSEPTQHFTVIFNTFVMMTLFNEINARKIHGQRNVFQGFFTNPIFYSIWIGTVLSQVFIIQYGKDAFSTKSLTLEQWMWCLLFGFGTLLWGQIVTTVPTRKIPKLLSWGRGHPEEYTNAINLGEENRYDPDSGQKPRAGQILWIRGLTRLQTQLRVIRAFKSTLEDLEERRSIHSFRTTTSSRGRPLSDNITYIDEEHNHHQAAPPTNNKTPLSEG
- the LOC113555684 gene encoding plasma membrane calcium-transporting ATPase 3 isoform X7; translation: MATIDGRPAQYGVTLKQLRELMEHRGREGIAKLNELGGVQDVCKKLYTSPSEGLSGSTADLEHRKETFSSNTIPPKPPKTFMQLVWEALQDVTLIILEIAALVSLGLSLYKPADEESMSAEDDEAKHGWIEGLAILISVIVVVIVTAFNDYTKERQFRGLQNRIEGEHRFNVIRQGELRQISVGEIVVGDICQIKYGDLLPADGVLIQSNDLKVDESSLTGESDHVKKGEAFDPMVLSGTHVMEGSGKMLVTAVGINSQAGIIFTLLGAAVDQQEEEMKKQRKEAKKLKTKKSLTDEVPPAINNTDIGMKQMDKGGETDDDAAGGGGQSGESEEPAKKDKSVLQAKLTKLAIQIGYAGSTIAVLTVLILVIQFCIHTFVIQQKQWKNHYAGEFVRHLIIGVTVLVVAVPEGLPLAVTLSLAYSVKKMMKDNNLVRHLDACETMGNATAICSDKTGTLTTNRMTVVQSYICEVLSKTMPQFASIPSNVGNLLVQAISINSAYTSKIMPPDDPTSELPKQVGNKTECALLGFILALGKNYQTWRDDIPEEMLTRVYTFNSVRKSMSTVIPREGGGYRLFTKGASEIVLKKCSYIYGRDGRLEKFTREMQDRLVRNVIEPMASDGLRTISVAYKDFIPGKTDSPNQVHYEGEPDWDSEDSIVCDLTALCVVGIEDPVRPEVPEAIRKCQRAGITVRMVTGDNVNTARSIATKCGIYKTGEDWLVLEGKEFNQRIRDANGEVQQHLLDKVWPKLRVLARSSPTDKYTLVKGIIDSKVSESREVVAVTGDGTNDGPALKKADVGFAMGIAGTDVAKEASDIILTDDNFSSIVKAVMWGRNVYDSIAKFLQFQLTVNVVAVIVAFIGACAVQDSPLKAVQMLWVNLIMDTLASLALATELPTSDLLLRKPYGRTKPLISRTMMKNIIGQAVYQLTVIFSLLFAGDKMLDIPTGRGAEFGSEPTQHFTVIFNTFVMMTLFNEINARKIHGQRNVFQGFFTNPIFYSIWIGTVLSQVFIIQYGKDAFSTKSLTLEQWMWCLLFGFGTLLWGQIVTTVPTRKIPKLLSWGRGHPEEYTNAINLGEENRYDPDSGQKPRAGQILWIRGLTRLQTQRMWQGQMV